One Aureibacillus halotolerans DNA segment encodes these proteins:
- the thyA gene encoding thymidylate synthase has translation MSEADRQYNQLVQEVIEHGVWDYGTDVRTKWESDLEPAYTKSIIGKQMRFTNEELPILTTKSVAFKTAVKELLWIWQQKSNRVQDLRDMNVRIWDQWEIKEGPWEGTIGAAYGYQMGKKNRLLQGQLVDQVDYLLHSLNESPSSRRHITMLWNPDDLDDMALTPCVYETQWHVKQQTLHLEVRCRSNDMGLGNPFNVVQYNVLQRMMAQVLGYKLGEYIFTIGDCHVYDRHIEPLQEQIQREMFEAPQLWINPDVTDFYAFTPDDFKLIEYKKGDKVPLEVAI, from the coding sequence ATGAGTGAAGCAGATCGGCAGTATAATCAACTTGTTCAGGAAGTGATAGAGCATGGTGTTTGGGACTACGGCACCGATGTTCGTACGAAATGGGAGTCAGACCTTGAGCCTGCATATACGAAAAGCATTATTGGCAAACAAATGCGTTTTACGAACGAGGAGCTTCCCATTCTCACAACGAAAAGCGTCGCATTTAAAACAGCGGTCAAAGAACTGCTTTGGATATGGCAACAAAAATCAAACCGCGTTCAAGATTTACGAGACATGAACGTGCGCATTTGGGACCAGTGGGAAATCAAAGAAGGTCCGTGGGAAGGCACGATTGGGGCGGCATACGGATATCAAATGGGTAAAAAGAACCGCCTTCTTCAAGGGCAGCTTGTCGATCAAGTTGATTATCTGCTCCATTCACTGAACGAAAGCCCGTCCTCCCGTAGACATATCACGATGTTATGGAATCCAGACGACCTTGATGACATGGCGTTAACTCCTTGTGTTTATGAGACACAATGGCATGTGAAACAGCAGACGCTACACTTGGAAGTCCGCTGTCGTTCCAATGATATGGGGCTCGGCAATCCGTTTAATGTCGTTCAATACAATGTGCTGCAACGAATGATGGCTCAAGTGCTCGGGTATAAACTAGGAGAGTACATCTTTACGATTGGCGATTGCCACGTGTACGATCGTCATATTGAACCTCTCCAAGAGCAGATCCAACGAGAAATGTTTGAGGCTCCACAATTATGGATCAACCCAGACGTTACCGATTTTTACGCCTTTACTCCCGATGATTTCAAGCTGATAGAGTATAAAAAGGGGGACAAGGTTCCGCTAGAGGTCGCGATTTAA
- a CDS encoding competence protein ComK: MIEFEPWSIDEDYGVTPRTYAIATYDHITYQSIVFDEDGVFLQKRTPFQLIKEACLYGGSNFKGRLGYSKFTFPNKKKLPIAVDPLYSIFAYPTIGFELRDCFWIFASANPYYVKIDPRNTRLIFPNKSHLDVPISHTTCLKQQMMLSQLIVTHSKRFYDQ, from the coding sequence ATGATTGAATTTGAACCATGGTCGATCGATGAAGATTATGGAGTGACGCCAAGAACCTATGCAATCGCCACGTATGATCATATAACCTATCAATCGATTGTTTTTGATGAGGACGGGGTGTTCTTACAAAAGAGGACGCCTTTTCAACTGATTAAAGAAGCATGCCTCTATGGTGGCTCCAATTTTAAGGGGCGGCTTGGCTACAGCAAGTTTACCTTCCCAAACAAGAAGAAGCTGCCGATTGCTGTTGATCCTCTCTACAGCATTTTTGCCTATCCGACCATTGGTTTTGAGCTTCGAGACTGCTTCTGGATCTTTGCAAGTGCAAATCCTTACTACGTCAAGATTGACCCTCGGAACACACGATTAATCTTTCCAAACAAGTCACATCTTGATGTGCCTATCAGCCACACCACCTGTTTAAAACAACAAATGATGTTAAGTCAATTGATTGTCACCCACTCGAAGCGTTTCTATGATCAATAA